One Gossypium raimondii isolate GPD5lz chromosome 3, ASM2569854v1, whole genome shotgun sequence genomic window carries:
- the LOC105797255 gene encoding AT-hook motif nuclear-localized protein 17, with protein MKGEYVDSENGNPNNMFSKLHHHHHQRQNQPFSHHFPLSHQSQPPISDDPNGPSTTPNSSLPRLGSASTDGASIEVVRRPRGRPPGSKNKPKQPLLFSREPNPAMNPYVLEIPGGHDVVDAISTFSRRKNIGICVLTGSGTVSNVTIRQLSSTPGAVITFHGRFDILSLSATFLPPTTSYQVPNTFSISLAGPQGQIVGGFVAGSLVAAGTVYIVAATFTNPSYHQLPGGGGGGGEETRNTMSSGGDGEGEGQSPPFSGGGGDSTGHGGGSESCGVSMYSNHFGGGSDVIWAPTARPPPPPPPY; from the coding sequence ATGAAAGGTGAATATGTAGATTCCGAAAATGGAAACCCCAACAACATGTTCTCTAAActtcaccaccaccaccaccaacgCCAAAACCAACCTTTCTCTCATCACTTCCCTCTCTCTCACCAATCCCAACCTCCTATCTCCGATGACCCCAATGGCCCTTCCACCACCCCCAACTCTTCTCTCCCTCGTCTTGGCAGCGCCAGTACCGATGGAGCTTCCATTGAAGTCGTTCGACGACCCAGGGGTCGTCCTCCAGGTTCCAAAAATAAGCCCAAACAACCCCTCCTCTTCTCTCGGGAACCTAACCCTGCCATGAATCCTTACGTTCTCGAAATACCTGGAGGACACGACGTCGTTGATGCTATCTCCACCTTCTCTCGCCGCAAAAACATTGGAATCTGCGTACTTACAGGATCTGGAACCGTTTCCAATGTAACTATCCGCCAACTCTCGTCTACGCCGGGAGCTGTCATAACTTTCCATGGCAGATTCGACATCTTATCCCTCTCAGCCACGTTCCTACCCCCAACGACGTCGTATCAGGTTCCGAACACGTTCTCTATCTCTTTAGCGGGTCCTCAAGGCCAGATCGTTGGAGGTTTCGTGGCTGGCTCCTTGGTGGCGGCTGGCACGGTGTATATAGTTGCCGCTACGTTTACCAACCCTTCATATCATCAGTTAccaggaggaggaggaggaggaggagaagaaaCTAGGAATACGATGTCGTCTGGTGGAGATGGTGAAGGTGAAGGACAGTCGCCGCCGTTTTCTGGTGGCGGTGGAGATAGTACTGGTCACGGCGGCGGTTCAGAATCTTGTGGGGTTTCGATGTACAGTAATCATTTCGGAGGTGGATCAGATGTGATTTGGGCTCCAACTGCTAGACCACCGCCTCCTCCACCGCCTTACTAA